Within Winogradskyella helgolandensis, the genomic segment CCAGTTGGTCCATTATACTCACCATAAAACTGGTTATTTCTAGAACTATTCTCAGGTCCATCTACTGCTCTTAACGCATGTGCATCAGAATTTCCATGACGTAACGAATCCGCTTTTGTCGTCCAATAAATATCAACACCATCTGCAATTTCATCTTCTTCAATACTATCAAAGCCACCACGAGATCTAGGAAACGTATGTTCTCTATTCCACTTTCCTGTACTTAAAGAATTTGTTTGAATATCTAATTTTGCACGTCCTTCTTCTAAATACACCAACCATACCTCATTACTATTTTCCGGGTTTTCATCAGCCTCTTTTAAAATATCAATAACATCAGCATACGTTTGCGCTCTAACAATACTTGGGTCTGCCACAATATCTTGTAATGCTTGTCGCAATTGTACATCTGCTAAACCATCTAAACTATTATAGTAGCCATTTGGTTGTGTACTTTCTACAATGCCATAGGTAGGTTCTAAAGGTGTTCCCCAGGCTGCAACTGTAAAATCGTTATCAACAACTCTAATTTCAATAGCTCCATTATTAGCAATAATAGGTTCTACCAAATCCAAAAATCTAATTTTCAAAACCTCATCACCTTCATCATCAGCATCATCAATTAAAGTAATTGTAGTAGTTATGGTGTTTAGACCAGATGGAATAGTAAGACTTGTAGCACCTACAAAATCAGATGTATTAAACCCATCATTATCTAAACTTATATTGAAGTTTAAATCTGAAGTCACATCAGTATCTGCTGTAAACGTAATATCAAAAACGTCACCCTCTTCAACTTGTGCATCTACTACAGAAATCGTTATCGCATTAATTGTAATACCAGAACCATCATTCTCTCTTCTTGGAGTTGGAGTGGCAGCAGAAAAAGTGACATTATCCATGTCATCAACGTAGCGTTGAATAGATTTAGGATTGGCATTAGTACCATTATCATTATGCTGAACTGTTTGTCCAAGCTTGGTTAATAAACCAGTAGCATCAGAATCATTAGTACCATAAACCATCGCATCTATTAAATTAGTTTGAGTAGCCACAGTCTCTTCTGGGAAATCAAAAATAGAAGCCTGGTAAATTGCTACAGCATCTGGTCCATTTTGTATAACATTTTCTGCCATTAAAGATTGTGGAAAAGGAGTCACGTTGACACTTCCTACCACTAACAAACCATTAATATCGGTTGTTAAACCATTTAAATCATATGTAAAATAGCTTCGGTCTCCACCACTACTCGACCCATTGAAAAACACTAATATGTAACCATCGGTTGAAAAATTTGGAGTTTCAGATTTTAACTCTATAAATTCATGGGTATCTATACTTGGAGTATCAGCATCCAACTCGTTAATCACTAAAACTTGAGACCAACTAAATCCTGAAATTAATAAGAGTAATACAATCGTAATTTTTTTCATCGCTTCGTTATTTTTTATCAAAGATAGTTTTAATATTAAACACTATTGTTACTTCAAAATTAAATACAAAAAACAATTCATATAAAACATGAAATTTATCATACGTCAATAGCTCAAAAATGATGAAAAACTAAAAAACTGATGTTTTACTTATCATTAGCCTCTAGGATTGTAAAAACGAACTCAAAACAGCCCTATAAAAATATCAAATTAAAACAACAAACACGAATTTCATTAACAAATTAAAATCACTCTGTAGACAAGTCACATAATAATGAAACAAGTATAATCTTTTTAGTTATAAATTCAAATCCAAATTCATCAATTTAGATTAAAATATTTGGACATACATAGGTTTAGGTTATATATTGAAAACTCAATCAAACAAATAACATATTTTATTAACCTCTAAACCCAAAAAATTATGATGACACTAGCTATATTAATCATTGAACTTATTTTAGCAATAGTCTAAAATTAACAACTGACCAATCCATCAACCAAAACATGTAGAGCTTAGTTCTAGAATAAGTTTTACTATTTTTGTTAAAGATTTACCATTCACAATAACATGAAAAACAAAATCTTTAAACTTCTGGCTCAGCTTAACAAAGCCATACTTCCATCTTACTCAAAAAAACAATTAGACCTCAGCAAAGCTTCTAAACTACAACTTGCTATCATCGGTTGGCGTGTTTATGTGACTAAGAATGCGCTTGGGTAAATTAAACCCCATAATAGTATATTATTACAGACGAAACTTTCAATATTTACAATATATCTGGCATACCTCCGTCTTAAAAAGACAAAATATTACAACTGTAACCTCTATGATGTGTTTAGAAATTACGGTTAGAACGCTTCACTATAAACTATTAAATATCAGATCTATTTGTTGTAATTTTAGTTATTTGGTTGAATCAAATTCTGATTTAACCAGTAAAACATTAAAAATTATTATCTTAGTCATATAGAGCGGATATAGTTAATAACTATATCTAATTGTTGCCATTAATATGATAAAAGTCATTGTCTACTTACTAATTTTAGTTCCTCTAATTAGTTTCTCGCAAAATTGGCAAATTCCTGAAATTGATTGGGAAGGGAAAACTGAAACGGAAAATAATTACATTGAATTGCTAAAATTGAAAGATAGAAATTCATTAATAGTTAAAATTGGATATTCATCTTATTGGACAAAAGGACAGAATTCTGAATTTATCGTTTACCAAAATGACGGAAAAGTGAAACGATCTATTGTTTATCAACCAAACTCAACTGAATTTAAAACAAAAGTTGAGCGGAAAAGAATTAAGAAAAAACACTATGAATATTATTGGAATTATTTGCGCCAATGTATAACGGGAAATAAATTGAAAATCGATAAATCTAAACTAAACATAACCGAGAAAAAAGGAAAAGAAGAAGGAACTGTTCAAAGTATGTCAATAAGTGATGGAGCAAATTATCACTTTCAAATCTGCCAAGGAAAGAATTATATCGCTTATGGAAGTTACGAACCAAAAGTCTATATTGAAAATGAATATCCAGGTTCTGAAGAAAGACAAAAATTAGTCAATTTAATGAACGGATTTGAAAGATTAACAGAAAAATACTAATGGCAACACCGTATATAATTTATTGCTGGCTTTTTGCCTACTTACGAAAGTCCTCGCGGACTTTCTTGGCTGGTAATTATTTACTAAATTAGTTGCTTAAAACACGCAACAAACCATATACAAACACGTTGTAGCACATTACTACCCATTGAAATATGAGCGATGATATAATAAGAGATTTCCCAAATTTAAATGATGCAAAAGAAGCAATTGAGAGAATAAAAGAAAAAGGGTTTCCTAACTATGATAATTTTAAAAACCACAATGAATATATCAAAGTTGTATCGGATTTGATTACAGAAGAATTTGGAAACTTACCGAACTTACTTTCAATACTTCCACGAAAGAATTTTGCGATGGATATTTTTCGTGTTAGACCTTTGGACGATATCCAAAATATTAATCTCTTTTCGCAACACAGTTATCCCCCAATAAATGTTGTTGGATTTGGCAGATGTAATTTTCCGAATTACCCTGTGTTCTATGGCTCTAATAATCCGCTTACAGCGTTGCTTGAAGTTGCAAGAGAAAATGGTGGCACTAGTAAAAAATATTGTATTTCAAAATGGAATATAGAATCCGAAAATGATATAATATTTCAGAGTTTTATTCAAGCTAAACTTATTGAAAATAGTGACTACGATGGATTGAGAGAGTCACAAAGAAAACGAATAAATGAACCTTTCAAAGGAAAATTAACTCAAGGACAATGCGATGGAATAATATTGCTATTAGAGTTTCTAGATACCTGTTTTATAACTGACAAGAAATATGCTGTTTCATCCTGTTTAGCTCATAGAGCAATTTATTCAGAGCACAATTTGAAAACAGATATTCTAATGTATCCGAGTATACAAACTCAATATACTGGAATAAATTTCGCAATAAATCCTAATTATGTAGATAATTATATGCAACT encodes:
- a CDS encoding endonuclease translates to MKKITIVLLLLISGFSWSQVLVINELDADTPSIDTHEFIELKSETPNFSTDGYILVFFNGSSSGGDRSYFTYDLNGLTTDINGLLVVGSVNVTPFPQSLMAENVIQNGPDAVAIYQASIFDFPEETVATQTNLIDAMVYGTNDSDATGLLTKLGQTVQHNDNGTNANPKSIQRYVDDMDNVTFSAATPTPRRENDGSGITINAITISVVDAQVEEGDVFDITFTADTDVTSDLNFNISLDNDGFNTSDFVGATSLTIPSGLNTITTTITLIDDADDEGDEVLKIRFLDLVEPIIANNGAIEIRVVDNDFTVAAWGTPLEPTYGIVESTQPNGYYNSLDGLADVQLRQALQDIVADPSIVRAQTYADVIDILKEADENPENSNEVWLVYLEEGRAKLDIQTNSLSTGKWNREHTFPRSRGGFDSIEEDEIADGVDIYWTTKADSLRHGNSDAHALRAVDGPENSSRNNQFYGEYNGPTGTAGKFKGDVARGVFYMAVRYNGLEIVNGFPEGNVGEFGDLATLLEWHRNDPPDDFEMNRNNVIYNWQFNRNPFIDQPDMIEYIWGNMIGEAWTQVLSVDDNTELKVALYPNPTSGRVYISGLNANADVDVYSIDGKLLKQSQSVEDYIDLDVTSGMYLLKLTSNNQSVIKKIIVD
- a CDS encoding SsrA-binding protein, whose protein sequence is MKNKIFKLLAQLNKAILPSYSKKQLDLSKASKLQLAIIGWRVYVTKNALG